The following coding sequences lie in one Arachis hypogaea cultivar Tifrunner chromosome 4, arahy.Tifrunner.gnm2.J5K5, whole genome shotgun sequence genomic window:
- the LOC112796934 gene encoding auxin response factor 9 isoform X1: MLNRRGGEEDELYEQLWEACAGPHVDVPRSGQRVFYFPQGHMEQLEESTNQELNQRIPVFKLPTKILCRVVNVHLLAEQETDEVYAQITLVPESNQAEPTSPDLCPAELPRPQNHSFCKVLTASDTSTHGGFSVLRKHATECLPALDMSQPTPTQELVAKDLHGYEWRFKHIFRGQPRRHLITTGWSTFVASKRLVAGDTFVFLRGHNGELRVGLRRNTPQPSSMPSSVISSQSMHLGVLATASHAVATQTLFVVYYKPRRCQFIVGLNKYLEAMNHKFAVAMRFKMRFEGEDTPENERRFSGTIVGVEDISPYWVNSNWRSLKVLWDEPASVPRPDRVSPWEIEPLMASVVTSSLQSPVLKNKRPRLPGEVHELDTRSAASTFWDAALAHSDVTQLSVIAESNMSDGTHVWNHKLIDNSKGSYNAMLRIQTEAIRVSSPHSSGPSQLFQDTTFDDGKRLNNNDHLLDQVDKEHKMETATSCRLFGIELIDHAKNSPAVEKASSIANASGVTNEGSVNTMSRTDADQNSDIVKTSNKERKHEEPQQVSKRETQSKQICSRSCTKVQMQGVAVGRAIDLTMLEGYDQLVEELEKLFDIKGELQHRNTWQIVFTDDEGDMMLVGDDPWPEFCNMVRRIFICSSQDVKKMSSVRTKLPLSLTEEETVISSDTAGT; this comes from the exons ATGTTGAATCGTCGTGGTGGTGAAGAAGATGAGTTATATGAACAACTATGGGAAGCATGTGCAGGACCCCATGTGGATGTTCCTCGTTCTGGTCAAAGAGTGTTCTATTTTCCACAGGGACATATGGAGCAA TTAGAAGAATCAACAAATCAGGAACTAAATCAGAGGATTCCAGTGTTCAAACTTCCCACTAAGATCCTTTGTCGTGTCGTCAACGTCCATTTGCTG GCTGAACAAGAAACGGATGAGGTTTATGCACAGATTACTTTGGTGCCAGAATCTAAT CAAGCTGAGCCGACGAGCCCTGATTTGTGCCCCGCCGAGCTTCCAAGGCCACAAAATCACTCCTTTTGCAAGGTCTTAACTGCCTCCGATACCAGCACTCATGGCGGTTTCTCGGTTCTCAGAAAGCATGCCACCGAATGCCTTCCAGCTTTG GACATGTCTCAGCCAACCCCAACTCAGGAACTGGTCGCCAAGGATCTTCATGGTTACGAATGGCGCTTTAAGCATATATTTAGAG GTCAGCCACGCAGGCACTTGATCACAACTGGATGGAGTACTTTTGTAGCTTCGAAGAGATTAGTCGCCGGAGACACCTTTGTGTTTCTGAG AGGACACAACGGAGAGTTACGTGTTGGACTGAGGCGTAATACTCCTCAGCCGAGCAGCATGCCTTCATCTGTGATTTCCAGTCAGAGCATGCATCTTGGAGTACTCGCAACTGCATCTCATGCTGTTgcaactcaaactctttttgtTGTATATTACAAGCCAAG GAGGTGCCAGTTCATTGTTGGCTTGAACAAGTATTTAGAGGCTATGAACCACAAGTTTGCTGTTGCTATGAGATTCAAGATGAGGTTCGAGGGTGAAGATACCCCTGAAAATGAGAGAAG ATTTTCTGGGACAATAGTTGGAGTAGAGGATATTTCTCCTTATTGGGTAAATTCGAATTGGAGATCGCTTAAG GTTCTATGGGATGAACCTGCATCTGTTCCAAGACCTGATAGGGTCTCACCTTGGGAAATAGAGCCCCTTATGGCTTCTGTTGTTACTTCTTCACTTCAATCTCCTGTTTTAAAGAATAAAAGGCCTCGGCTACCTGGTGAAGTTCATGAACTTG ACACAAGATCGGCTGCTTCGACTTTCTGGGATGCTGCGTTGGCACATTCAGATGTAACGCAACTTAGCGTTATTGCTGAAAGCAATATGAGTGATGGTACCCATGTGTGGAATCACAAGCTGATTGACAACAGTAAAGGAAGCTACAATGCTATGTTGAGGATTCAGACCGAAGCAATTCGGGTTTCTTCTCCCCATTCAAGTGGCCCATCTCAATTATTTCAGGACACAACATTTGATGATGGCAAGAGGTTAAACAACAATGATCATTTGCTTGATCAAGTAGACAAGGAGCACAAAATGGAGACGGCTACGAGCTGTCGATTGTTTGGAATCGAGCTTATTGATCATGCCAAGAACTCTCCTGCTGTAGAGAAGGCATCATCCATAGCGAATGCATCCGGAGTTACCAATGAGGGCTCTGTTAATACCATGTCCCGAACTGATGCAGACCAAAACTCTGATATAGTTAAGACTTCGAACAAAGAGCGAAAGCACGAAGAGCCGCAACAAGTATCCAAAAGAGAAACTCAAAGCAAGCAAATCTGTAGCAGAAGTTGCACTAAG GTTCAAATGCAGGGGGTTGCTGTGGGGCGCGCCATAGACTTGACCATGTTGGAAGGGTATGATCAACTTGTTGAAGAACTGGAGAAGTTGTTTGATATAAAGGGAGAGCTCCAACACAGAAATACGTGGCAAATTGTCTTCACTGATGACGAAGGTGATATGATGCTTGTTGGCGATGATCCATGGCC TGAATTCTGCAATATGGTGAGAAGAATCTTCATCTGTTCCAGCCAGGACGTGAAGAAAATGAGCTCTGTGAGGACCAAACTACCCCTCTCTTTAACAGAAGAGGAAACTGTAATAAGCTCAGACACAGCTGGGACCTGA
- the LOC112796935 gene encoding nuclear pore complex protein NUP85 — protein sequence MSSALSVGWLDIVLENGLVEAVAVLISKMLRLCHESTNGKLGELFKSKPDFIKVKFAIQYMRRGILKLLGCTEENLEEGKGCCLIVLFSYLDFG from the exons ATGTCATCTGCACTCTCAGTTGGTTGGCTTGATATTGTG TTAGAGAATGGGCTTGTGGAGGCAGTTGCTGTTCTTATTTCCAAAATGCTCCGCCTATGTCATGAATCTACCAATGGAAAATTAGGTGAACTCTTTAAATCCAAGCCTGACTTCATCAAG GTAAAGTTTGCAATCCAATACATGCGAAGAGGAATTCTAAAGCTTTTGGGTTGCACTGAAGAAAATCTAGAAGAAGGGAAAGGGTGCTGCCTAATTGTTCTATTCTCATACTTGGATTTTGGATGA
- the LOC112796934 gene encoding auxin response factor 9 isoform X2 has protein sequence MLNRRGGEEDELYEQLWEACAGPHVDVPRSGQRVFYFPQGHMEQLEESTNQELNQRIPVFKLPTKILCRVVNVHLLAEQETDEVYAQITLVPESNQAEPTSPDLCPAELPRPQNHSFCKVLTASDTSTHGGFSVLRKHATECLPALDMSQPTPTQELVAKDLHGYEWRFKHIFRGQPRRHLITTGWSTFVASKRLVAGDTFVFLRGHNGELRVGLRRNTPQPSSMPSSVISSQSMHLGVLATASHAVATQTLFVVYYKPRCQFIVGLNKYLEAMNHKFAVAMRFKMRFEGEDTPENERRFSGTIVGVEDISPYWVNSNWRSLKVLWDEPASVPRPDRVSPWEIEPLMASVVTSSLQSPVLKNKRPRLPGEVHELDTRSAASTFWDAALAHSDVTQLSVIAESNMSDGTHVWNHKLIDNSKGSYNAMLRIQTEAIRVSSPHSSGPSQLFQDTTFDDGKRLNNNDHLLDQVDKEHKMETATSCRLFGIELIDHAKNSPAVEKASSIANASGVTNEGSVNTMSRTDADQNSDIVKTSNKERKHEEPQQVSKRETQSKQICSRSCTKVQMQGVAVGRAIDLTMLEGYDQLVEELEKLFDIKGELQHRNTWQIVFTDDEGDMMLVGDDPWPEFCNMVRRIFICSSQDVKKMSSVRTKLPLSLTEEETVISSDTAGT, from the exons ATGTTGAATCGTCGTGGTGGTGAAGAAGATGAGTTATATGAACAACTATGGGAAGCATGTGCAGGACCCCATGTGGATGTTCCTCGTTCTGGTCAAAGAGTGTTCTATTTTCCACAGGGACATATGGAGCAA TTAGAAGAATCAACAAATCAGGAACTAAATCAGAGGATTCCAGTGTTCAAACTTCCCACTAAGATCCTTTGTCGTGTCGTCAACGTCCATTTGCTG GCTGAACAAGAAACGGATGAGGTTTATGCACAGATTACTTTGGTGCCAGAATCTAAT CAAGCTGAGCCGACGAGCCCTGATTTGTGCCCCGCCGAGCTTCCAAGGCCACAAAATCACTCCTTTTGCAAGGTCTTAACTGCCTCCGATACCAGCACTCATGGCGGTTTCTCGGTTCTCAGAAAGCATGCCACCGAATGCCTTCCAGCTTTG GACATGTCTCAGCCAACCCCAACTCAGGAACTGGTCGCCAAGGATCTTCATGGTTACGAATGGCGCTTTAAGCATATATTTAGAG GTCAGCCACGCAGGCACTTGATCACAACTGGATGGAGTACTTTTGTAGCTTCGAAGAGATTAGTCGCCGGAGACACCTTTGTGTTTCTGAG AGGACACAACGGAGAGTTACGTGTTGGACTGAGGCGTAATACTCCTCAGCCGAGCAGCATGCCTTCATCTGTGATTTCCAGTCAGAGCATGCATCTTGGAGTACTCGCAACTGCATCTCATGCTGTTgcaactcaaactctttttgtTGTATATTACAAGCCAAG GTGCCAGTTCATTGTTGGCTTGAACAAGTATTTAGAGGCTATGAACCACAAGTTTGCTGTTGCTATGAGATTCAAGATGAGGTTCGAGGGTGAAGATACCCCTGAAAATGAGAGAAG ATTTTCTGGGACAATAGTTGGAGTAGAGGATATTTCTCCTTATTGGGTAAATTCGAATTGGAGATCGCTTAAG GTTCTATGGGATGAACCTGCATCTGTTCCAAGACCTGATAGGGTCTCACCTTGGGAAATAGAGCCCCTTATGGCTTCTGTTGTTACTTCTTCACTTCAATCTCCTGTTTTAAAGAATAAAAGGCCTCGGCTACCTGGTGAAGTTCATGAACTTG ACACAAGATCGGCTGCTTCGACTTTCTGGGATGCTGCGTTGGCACATTCAGATGTAACGCAACTTAGCGTTATTGCTGAAAGCAATATGAGTGATGGTACCCATGTGTGGAATCACAAGCTGATTGACAACAGTAAAGGAAGCTACAATGCTATGTTGAGGATTCAGACCGAAGCAATTCGGGTTTCTTCTCCCCATTCAAGTGGCCCATCTCAATTATTTCAGGACACAACATTTGATGATGGCAAGAGGTTAAACAACAATGATCATTTGCTTGATCAAGTAGACAAGGAGCACAAAATGGAGACGGCTACGAGCTGTCGATTGTTTGGAATCGAGCTTATTGATCATGCCAAGAACTCTCCTGCTGTAGAGAAGGCATCATCCATAGCGAATGCATCCGGAGTTACCAATGAGGGCTCTGTTAATACCATGTCCCGAACTGATGCAGACCAAAACTCTGATATAGTTAAGACTTCGAACAAAGAGCGAAAGCACGAAGAGCCGCAACAAGTATCCAAAAGAGAAACTCAAAGCAAGCAAATCTGTAGCAGAAGTTGCACTAAG GTTCAAATGCAGGGGGTTGCTGTGGGGCGCGCCATAGACTTGACCATGTTGGAAGGGTATGATCAACTTGTTGAAGAACTGGAGAAGTTGTTTGATATAAAGGGAGAGCTCCAACACAGAAATACGTGGCAAATTGTCTTCACTGATGACGAAGGTGATATGATGCTTGTTGGCGATGATCCATGGCC TGAATTCTGCAATATGGTGAGAAGAATCTTCATCTGTTCCAGCCAGGACGTGAAGAAAATGAGCTCTGTGAGGACCAAACTACCCCTCTCTTTAACAGAAGAGGAAACTGTAATAAGCTCAGACACAGCTGGGACCTGA